From Sodalis glossinidius str. 'morsitans', the proteins below share one genomic window:
- a CDS encoding glycosyl hydrolase family 18 protein — protein MSSQLIQKDQYSDESYQYDGFDPKTNDSAYSYTSARVMKRVYNKYDTKNKPKVFGYYTDWGQYDGRALSSPPSGSVDVGSRGRGVDFSQLSPTAYDKIIFGFTGIVGDKGANQYKIEQAAAWTGKKQYEMTILDPWGDCQAYFNNGFSSYKDFGFGPGTTYNGGSQEDCFKESHPNLQGVLGALLALKKKAALAGHDLALSFSVGGWTMSEIFHEMVKSDQAINTFVSSIVDFFQRFPSFSEIDIDWEYPNAAGAGNPHGPEDGANYQKLIAALRQAFNSHNRQDIKISIASSANVDVLQHSNIKGLLAAGLYGINVMTYDFFGTPWHEGLTNHTNLYKTEHSSYSLEEAVTYLLEQGVDPDVINVGYAGYSRSAKGAEISSFSPLKGTYEGNDTTVGTFESGCVEWYDVLYNYLDLENKSGRNGYQVYTDDVACADYLYSPTAKVFHSIDTPRSVREKARYVIEKGLGGIFTWTIDYDNGLLVNAAREGLGCPIVDKVIDMSPFYFKGINITGEDEGKPDEPNTPDKPAAAPVAKVEIKAFAGSSLLFCGQQSVNAACYEWSATQGAVIAAPHAEQTAVVLPNVSVDTLISITLAVTNESGERATAVFALTVVPKDDTDEQPETPDEPETPSQYQQWIATQIYTEGNLVSHKGVDYRANHWSQGDEPGLSTTTGQYGFPWSVLVA, from the coding sequence ATGAGCAGTCAGTTAATTCAGAAAGACCAATATAGCGATGAGTCATATCAGTATGATGGTTTTGACCCTAAGACCAATGATTCGGCCTACAGCTATACCTCTGCCCGGGTGATGAAACGCGTTTATAATAAATACGACACCAAGAACAAACCAAAAGTGTTTGGCTATTATACCGACTGGGGACAGTACGATGGCAGAGCATTATCATCGCCACCCTCCGGTAGCGTTGATGTCGGGAGTCGTGGCCGCGGGGTCGATTTCTCGCAATTATCCCCGACCGCCTATGATAAAATTATTTTCGGATTTACCGGTATTGTCGGCGATAAAGGTGCCAATCAGTATAAAATCGAGCAGGCCGCGGCGTGGACCGGGAAAAAGCAATATGAAATGACCATTCTGGATCCCTGGGGTGATTGTCAGGCTTACTTCAACAACGGTTTTTCAAGTTATAAAGATTTTGGCTTCGGTCCCGGCACTACATACAATGGCGGATCGCAGGAAGATTGCTTCAAAGAAAGTCACCCCAATCTGCAAGGGGTGCTGGGCGCCCTACTGGCTCTGAAGAAAAAAGCGGCGCTGGCAGGGCATGATCTTGCGCTTTCTTTCAGCGTCGGCGGCTGGACGATGAGCGAAATCTTCCATGAAATGGTCAAAAGTGACCAGGCGATCAACACTTTCGTCAGCAGCATCGTTGATTTCTTTCAACGCTTCCCCAGCTTCTCTGAAATCGATATTGACTGGGAATATCCGAATGCCGCAGGTGCCGGTAACCCCCATGGCCCTGAAGACGGTGCGAATTACCAAAAATTGATTGCTGCTCTGCGTCAGGCGTTTAATAGCCATAACCGGCAAGATATCAAAATCAGTATCGCTTCGTCCGCCAATGTCGACGTCCTGCAACATTCCAATATCAAAGGGCTGTTAGCTGCCGGGTTATACGGTATCAACGTTATGACCTATGACTTCTTTGGTACGCCGTGGCACGAAGGATTGACGAATCACACCAATCTGTATAAAACTGAGCATTCCAGTTATAGCCTGGAAGAGGCGGTGACCTATCTGCTAGAACAGGGGGTGGATCCGGACGTCATTAATGTGGGCTATGCTGGTTATTCCCGTAGCGCCAAAGGTGCCGAAATCAGCTCTTTCTCGCCGCTGAAGGGCACCTATGAAGGTAATGACACCACCGTCGGCACGTTCGAGTCAGGTTGTGTTGAATGGTATGACGTTCTTTATAACTATCTCGATTTGGAAAATAAATCAGGTCGCAATGGCTACCAGGTTTATACCGATGATGTCGCCTGTGCCGACTATCTGTATAGCCCGACGGCGAAGGTTTTCCATTCCATTGATACACCGCGTAGCGTCAGGGAAAAAGCCCGCTATGTGATTGAAAAAGGTCTTGGCGGTATTTTTACCTGGACCATCGATTACGACAATGGCTTGCTGGTCAACGCAGCGCGTGAAGGGTTGGGCTGTCCGATTGTTGATAAGGTCATCGATATGAGTCCATTCTATTTCAAGGGGATTAATATCACTGGTGAGGATGAAGGCAAGCCGGATGAGCCGAATACCCCTGACAAACCAGCGGCAGCACCGGTCGCCAAGGTTGAGATTAAAGCTTTCGCGGGCAGTTCGTTACTGTTCTGTGGTCAGCAGTCCGTCAATGCCGCCTGCTATGAATGGTCCGCCACCCAGGGGGCCGTCATCGCCGCGCCGCATGCCGAACAGACTGCGGTAGTGCTGCCTAACGTCAGCGTGGATACCCTCATATCCATAACCCTCGCCGTGACGAACGAAAGCGGTGAGCGGGCAACCGCTGTTTTCGCGTTAACGGTTGTTCCAAAGGATGACACGGACGAGCAGCCGGAAACGCCGGATGAACCGGAAACCCCTTCGCAATATCAGCAGTGGATAGCCACTCAGATCTACACCGAAGGCAACCTGGTTTCCCATAAAGGCGTCGATTATCGGGCCAACCATTGGAGTCAGGGGGATGAGCCAGGTCTGTCTACCACCACCGGACAGTATGGTTTCCCGTGGTCGGTGCTGGTTGCCTGA
- a CDS encoding cupin domain-containing protein codes for MKEYIYILTGCVDVTVGETVSRLNVGDSMFYAAKVHNPAQEDCEFLLVIDGKQA; via the coding sequence GTGAAAGAATATATTTATATTTTGACGGGCTGTGTGGATGTCACGGTAGGGGAAACCGTAAGCAGGTTAAACGTCGGTGATTCGATGTTTTATGCCGCCAAAGTCCATAACCCGGCGCAAGAGGACTGTGAGTTTTTACTGGTGATTGATGGTAAGCAGGCTTGA
- a CDS encoding type III secretion system chaperone, with protein sequence MCELTRDNAMTFSELLQSLNADAHLNINDALQSGGCTIRFDDNIDITFENHDSHVYLFSPVMQITQPLSDDFFASLLQIHLFGIATHRCWFGYNAGGQRIILFCLMDLALLSAEAALKCVETLIDQAQYWKENLPQIGQATQASLLDASAGQRFKRTLTP encoded by the coding sequence ATGTGCGAACTGACCAGAGATAACGCGATGACTTTTTCTGAACTCCTACAATCACTCAATGCGGATGCGCATTTAAATATTAACGACGCACTGCAAAGCGGTGGCTGCACTATTCGTTTCGACGATAATATCGATATTACGTTTGAAAATCATGACAGCCACGTGTATCTCTTTTCGCCGGTGATGCAAATTACCCAACCGCTGTCGGATGATTTTTTTGCCTCTCTTTTGCAGATCCATTTATTCGGTATCGCCACACATCGCTGCTGGTTTGGCTACAACGCCGGCGGCCAGCGAATCATCCTCTTTTGCTTGATGGATTTAGCCCTGTTATCGGCAGAAGCCGCCCTGAAGTGCGTCGAAACGCTAATTGATCAAGCGCAATACTGGAAAGAGAATTTACCCCAAATAGGTCAGGCAACCCAGGCGTCATTATTGGATGCTTCCGCCGGCCAACGCTTTAAAAGGACCTTGACGCCATGA
- a CDS encoding nitrilase-related carbon-nitrogen hydrolase — protein MFTLALVQTDAYLGEKRRNLERLQTFCHTAKKEGAQLICFPELATTGYAPTLLGPEYHALSETRQGETNRMFSALATELGVIIVCGFIERDMQTDAVYNAAGVWLPGQESWLGVFRKMHLIQEEKRWFTPGQQLRVFDTPLGRIGGMICYDAGFPEVARSLTLKQADSLLLLSAWPEKDKDIWYINGPCRALENTIYLAAVNRWGREGDCQLFGGSQILNPRGQVMARATEHAEQILYHTIDKQVQSAIRHTLPYLADRQPENYR, from the coding sequence TTGTTTACATTAGCTTTAGTACAAACAGATGCCTATTTGGGTGAAAAACGGAGAAATCTCGAACGGTTGCAGACATTTTGCCATACCGCTAAAAAAGAAGGGGCCCAGCTCATTTGTTTTCCTGAATTGGCGACGACCGGCTATGCACCCACGCTATTGGGCCCTGAATATCATGCATTGAGCGAAACACGACAGGGTGAAACAAACCGGATGTTCAGCGCGCTGGCAACAGAGCTGGGGGTCATTATTGTTTGCGGTTTCATTGAACGCGATATGCAAACAGACGCCGTTTATAATGCCGCAGGCGTCTGGTTGCCGGGGCAGGAAAGCTGGTTAGGGGTATTTAGAAAAATGCATCTTATCCAGGAAGAAAAACGCTGGTTCACGCCCGGCCAACAACTTCGGGTATTTGATACCCCCCTCGGACGCATCGGCGGTATGATATGTTATGACGCGGGATTCCCCGAAGTCGCTCGTAGTCTGACGCTCAAACAGGCCGACTCTTTGCTCTTGTTATCTGCCTGGCCTGAAAAGGACAAGGATATATGGTATATTAACGGCCCTTGCCGGGCGCTGGAAAATACTATTTATTTGGCCGCGGTCAATCGCTGGGGCAGAGAGGGTGATTGCCAGCTGTTTGGCGGTAGTCAAATACTCAACCCACGTGGTCAAGTAATGGCAAGAGCGACGGAACACGCAGAGCAAATCCTTTATCATACCATCGATAAGCAAGTTCAGTCGGCCATTCGCCACACCTTGCCTTATTTGGCTGACCGGCAGCCCGAAAATTATCGGTAA
- a CDS encoding purine-cytosine permease family protein, translated as MNDDFVYGRVPRAQRSTLFTITLIRIGSITALSQFMLGATLGHAMSFWQAMLATLLGSLILEFVGLGLGLAGVREGLPTSLLSRWCGFGRLGSALIGLAIGISSLGWFGVQNGIFAKSLAYAFEGKLSFAWCAVISGLATTLLVAFGYRALGWTARIAVPLFIMIVVWAAYHVLPGNSTAELFGYARDRATTITLSAGATMVAGGYIVAALITPDISRYCKDGKSVFWMMTISIIVGEFIVNALSILIAHVLDTEDVVSIMTQSAGWLGAASVMLAVVKVNDINLYSVSLGVSNFIHVWSGLRIKYSYITLIAGSVGTLFTVTGILHKFIDFLMMVGVVFPPIAGIMLVDYYLLRTHRALLDATRQEGTLPDRAATPFVNGVALFSWGVGAVSGYVITVGIPALNAIAIAGALYWLLSHLKHNDSKRVSEGER; from the coding sequence ATGAATGATGATTTTGTTTATGGCAGGGTTCCCCGTGCGCAGCGTTCAACTCTTTTCACCATCACGTTAATACGAATAGGCTCTATCACCGCGCTGTCGCAATTCATGCTGGGGGCAACGCTTGGGCATGCTATGTCATTTTGGCAAGCGATGCTGGCGACCCTGTTGGGTAGCCTGATTTTGGAGTTTGTCGGTCTGGGACTGGGCCTTGCCGGCGTGCGCGAAGGGCTGCCTACTTCGTTGCTTTCCCGCTGGTGCGGTTTTGGCCGTTTGGGGTCCGCCCTCATTGGGCTGGCGATAGGCATAAGCTCGCTCGGCTGGTTTGGCGTGCAAAACGGCATTTTTGCCAAAAGTCTGGCTTATGCTTTTGAGGGCAAATTATCTTTTGCCTGGTGCGCCGTCATCTCGGGTTTGGCCACTACGCTGCTTGTCGCTTTTGGCTATCGCGCCTTGGGCTGGACGGCGAGAATTGCTGTGCCGCTTTTTATCATGATCGTGGTTTGGGCTGCTTATCATGTATTGCCGGGGAATAGCACCGCCGAGTTGTTCGGATACGCCCGCGATCGCGCGACAACGATTACGCTGAGCGCCGGGGCAACGATGGTGGCGGGCGGCTATATTGTTGCAGCGTTAATTACGCCGGATATCAGCCGCTATTGCAAAGACGGTAAAAGCGTATTCTGGATGATGACGATCTCTATTATCGTTGGCGAGTTCATTGTCAATGCGTTGTCGATTTTAATTGCGCATGTGCTCGATACAGAAGACGTGGTGAGTATCATGACGCAAAGCGCCGGTTGGTTGGGCGCTGCCTCGGTGATGCTCGCGGTAGTGAAGGTCAATGACATTAATCTTTATAGCGTATCGCTTGGGGTCAGTAATTTTATTCATGTCTGGTCCGGTTTGCGCATTAAATACAGCTACATCACCCTGATAGCTGGGTCGGTAGGAACGCTATTCACCGTGACGGGAATTTTGCATAAATTTATCGATTTTCTGATGATGGTCGGCGTGGTTTTTCCTCCCATCGCCGGCATTATGTTAGTCGATTATTACCTTTTGCGCACCCACCGTGCCCTATTGGACGCTACTCGCCAGGAAGGGACGCTTCCCGACAGAGCCGCAACGCCGTTCGTCAATGGGGTGGCTTTATTTTCCTGGGGCGTTGGCGCCGTCTCCGGCTATGTGATTACCGTGGGCATTCCTGCGCTGAATGCGATAGCCATCGCCGGCGCTCTATATTGGCTGTTGTCGCATCTTAAACATAATGATAGTAAACGCGTGTCTGAGGGTGAGAGGTAA
- a CDS encoding helix-turn-helix transcriptional regulator, whose amino-acid sequence MDVDISPQLIYMFENSKDPWGVKLFTHDKSFHYYSNQSNLDMLNLPVNFDIEGKTDIEIPHPTSEYAYHFQNHDFEILKRQINITSIDIYPYGKEATLQPYACEKFPLYDCNKCCIGVVYHARKFSPYNLGNLLNINVSGTYTCRLGTGEGGALDPDDMFTEREMEIIFLTIHALSAKEAARVLNISHRTVENRLRIIYQKIGINSSSQLAEFCRQTKLHYNIPPGLLKMGSYLHFQ is encoded by the coding sequence ATGGATGTTGACATCTCCCCTCAACTGATATATATGTTTGAAAATAGCAAAGATCCGTGGGGGGTAAAATTATTTACCCATGATAAATCATTTCACTACTACAGTAATCAATCTAATCTTGATATGTTGAATTTGCCCGTTAACTTCGATATCGAAGGTAAAACTGATATCGAAATACCGCATCCGACTTCAGAATATGCCTACCATTTCCAGAATCATGATTTTGAAATTTTAAAAAGGCAGATCAATATTACTTCCATTGATATCTATCCTTATGGAAAGGAGGCAACGCTGCAACCGTATGCCTGTGAAAAATTTCCACTTTACGATTGCAACAAATGCTGTATTGGCGTGGTTTACCATGCGCGAAAATTTTCTCCCTACAACTTAGGAAACCTCCTGAATATTAATGTATCCGGCACTTATACGTGTCGGCTTGGGACGGGCGAGGGTGGAGCACTCGATCCGGATGATATGTTTACGGAAAGAGAAATGGAAATTATATTTCTCACTATTCATGCATTAAGCGCAAAAGAGGCAGCGCGGGTCCTTAACATTTCCCATCGCACGGTTGAAAATCGGTTACGGATTATTTATCAAAAAATCGGCATCAATTCCTCATCACAACTTGCCGAGTTTTGCAGGCAAACGAAATTACATTACAACATTCCCCCCGGCCTGCTTAAGATGGGAAGTTATCTGCATTTTCAATAA
- a CDS encoding IS110 family transposase: MSLPNPLFVEIDVSKATLDIAASSDIAQFTVSNNSDGFDAITDELRKYPVVLVLIEATGGLEAAVACLFQAEGFDVAVVNPRQARDFARTMGYLAKTDRIDARVLAQMAEVINRHPGRERFIRAMLDAERQVLAAMVVRRRQLTAMLIAERNRLYPVHPQSGKSINIIIKALEDELARIDEDMNNHIRNHFKELAARLSSIKGVGTMTVAALLAEVSDLGSLSRRAISALVGVAPINRDLGTMWGRRTIFGGRGGVRTALYMAALVATRFNPVIKAFYTRLLAAGKAKKVALVACMRKLLTILNAMLRKNEEWDESYHHVSL; encoded by the coding sequence ATGAGTCTGCCAAATCCACTTTTTGTGGAAATTGATGTTTCTAAAGCGACACTGGACATTGCTGCCAGCAGTGATATTGCTCAGTTTACGGTCAGTAATAACTCTGACGGTTTTGATGCTATTACTGATGAACTGAGAAAGTATCCGGTGGTGTTGGTTCTGATAGAGGCCACTGGTGGACTTGAAGCTGCCGTGGCCTGCTTGTTTCAGGCTGAAGGCTTTGACGTCGCGGTGGTCAATCCCAGACAGGCTCGTGACTTTGCCCGCACTATGGGCTATCTGGCAAAAACGGACCGTATTGATGCACGGGTGCTTGCACAAATGGCGGAGGTCATTAATCGACATCCAGGGCGGGAACGCTTTATCCGTGCCATGCTGGATGCGGAGCGTCAGGTTCTTGCTGCGATGGTAGTGCGCCGACGCCAGCTAACAGCGATGTTGATTGCTGAGCGTAACCGTCTTTATCCCGTTCATCCACAGAGCGGGAAAAGTATCAATATCATCATCAAAGCGCTGGAAGATGAGCTTGCCAGAATCGATGAAGACATGAACAACCACATCAGGAACCACTTCAAAGAGCTGGCTGCCAGACTGAGCAGTATTAAAGGGGTTGGTACGATGACGGTTGCAGCGTTGCTGGCGGAGGTTTCCGACCTGGGTAGCCTCTCGAGACGAGCCATCAGCGCGCTTGTAGGCGTTGCTCCCATAAACCGGGACTTGGGTACCATGTGGGGCCGGCGAACCATCTTTGGCGGAAGGGGCGGAGTCCGAACAGCGCTTTATATGGCCGCACTTGTCGCAACCCGCTTTAATCCGGTGATAAAAGCATTTTATACGCGGCTGCTTGCAGCGGGAAAAGCCAAAAAAGTCGCGCTGGTTGCCTGTATGCGTAAACTTCTGACTATCCTGAACGCGATGCTCAGAAAGAACGAAGAGTGGGATGAATCGTACCATCACGTTTCTCTATAA
- a CDS encoding glycosyltransferase family 1 protein: MADPLARTLCQLYATALLRVQRKLDHFQMLFSSHCPPGQDKTMQTIIVFSHLSWDFVWQRPQHLLSRLAQHFAVIFVEEPVYSPGAARMEITAPAANVSVWRPHTPVQAAVGCIKPHWA, translated from the coding sequence GTGGCCGATCCCCTGGCGCGTACACTTTGCCAGCTCTATGCGACGGCCTTACTGCGGGTGCAGCGCAAGCTCGACCACTTTCAGATGCTGTTTTCCTCTCATTGCCCACCGGGCCAGGATAAAACTATGCAGACGATCATTGTATTTAGCCACCTTAGCTGGGACTTTGTCTGGCAGCGCCCGCAGCATTTGTTAAGCCGTCTGGCGCAGCATTTCGCCGTCATATTTGTTGAAGAGCCGGTATACAGTCCCGGCGCCGCGCGGATGGAAATCACCGCGCCTGCGGCCAATGTCAGCGTCTGGCGGCCACACACGCCGGTACAGGCAGCCGTTGGATGCATAAAGCCGCATTGGGCTTAG
- the fnr gene encoding fumarate/nitrate reduction transcriptional regulator Fnr, with amino-acid sequence MIPEKRIIRRIQSGGCAIHCQDCSISQLCIPFTLNEHELDQLDNIIERKKPIQKGQTLFKAGDELKSLYAIRSGTIKSYTITEQGDEQITGFHLAGDLVGFDAIDGGQHPSFAQALETSMVCEIPFETLDDLSGKMPNLRQQMMRLMSGEIKGDQDMILLLSKKNAEERLAAFVYNLSRRFAQRGFSPREFRLTMTRGDIGNYLGLTVETISRLLGRFQKSRMLVVKGKYITIENHALLSDLAGTPQKTV; translated from the coding sequence ATTATCCCTGAAAAGCGTATCATCAGACGTATTCAGTCCGGCGGCTGCGCCATCCATTGTCAGGATTGCAGTATCAGCCAGCTCTGCATTCCCTTTACCCTCAATGAGCACGAGCTGGACCAGCTCGACAATATTATCGAGCGTAAAAAACCTATCCAGAAGGGCCAAACGCTATTCAAAGCCGGTGATGAGTTGAAATCGCTCTACGCCATCCGTTCGGGTACGATTAAAAGCTATACCATTACCGAACAGGGCGACGAACAGATAACCGGTTTTCATTTAGCCGGCGATCTGGTGGGCTTTGATGCCATCGACGGCGGCCAGCATCCGAGCTTTGCCCAGGCGCTGGAGACATCGATGGTTTGCGAAATACCCTTTGAAACCCTCGACGATCTCTCCGGCAAGATGCCTAATCTGCGTCAACAGATGATGCGGTTGATGAGCGGTGAGATCAAAGGCGATCAGGATATGATCCTGCTGCTGTCGAAGAAGAACGCCGAGGAGCGTCTGGCTGCGTTTGTCTATAATCTTTCACGCCGTTTCGCCCAGCGCGGCTTTTCACCACGCGAGTTCCGGCTGACCATGACCCGCGGTGATATCGGCAATTACCTTGGCCTGACGGTGGAAACTATCAGTCGCTTGCTCGGACGCTTCCAAAAAAGCCGGATGCTGGTGGTAAAAGGCAAATATATCACTATCGAAAATCACGCCCTGCTGTCCGATCTGGCCGGCACGCCGCAAAAAACCGTTTGA
- the uspE gene encoding universal stress protein UspE, whose product MAKYQNLLVAIDPDQDDQPALRRAVYLVQRLGCHIKAFLPIYDFSYEMTTLLSPDERTAMRRGVIEQRTAWITEQCRHYLDSGVQIEIKVVWHNRPFEAIIQEVLAFGHDLLLKMAHQYDRFESVIFTPTDWHLLRKCPCPVWMVKDKPWPEGGKALVAVNLSGEEPYHDPLNIKLVEASLALVKQVNQTEVHLVGAYQVTPINIVIELPDFDPSVYNDAIRGQHLLAMKSLRQKFGLDQKYTHVEKGMPEEVIPDLAEHLDAGVVVIGSIGRTSFSAAFIGNTTELVIDHLKCDLLAIKPDDFVSPVTLEQGDKYE is encoded by the coding sequence ATGGCAAAGTATCAGAACCTGCTGGTAGCAATCGACCCCGATCAGGACGATCAGCCTGCGCTGCGCAGAGCGGTCTATCTGGTTCAACGGCTGGGGTGCCATATTAAAGCCTTCCTGCCAATTTATGATTTTTCTTATGAAATGACAACGCTATTGTCTCCCGATGAACGGACCGCCATGCGCCGGGGGGTCATTGAACAGCGTACCGCGTGGATTACCGAGCAATGTCGGCATTATCTCGACAGCGGCGTACAGATTGAAATCAAAGTGGTGTGGCATAACCGCCCCTTCGAGGCGATTATTCAGGAGGTCCTGGCTTTTGGCCACGATCTGCTATTAAAAATGGCCCATCAGTACGATCGTTTTGAGTCCGTGATATTTACCCCGACGGACTGGCATTTATTACGTAAATGCCCTTGTCCGGTATGGATGGTGAAAGACAAGCCCTGGCCGGAGGGCGGTAAAGCGCTGGTGGCGGTCAATCTTTCCGGCGAAGAGCCCTATCACGATCCGCTCAATATCAAGCTGGTGGAAGCCTCACTGGCCTTGGTCAAACAAGTGAATCAAACCGAGGTGCATTTGGTGGGCGCTTACCAGGTCACGCCGATAAATATCGTCATTGAATTACCTGATTTCGATCCCAGCGTCTATAACGATGCGATTCGCGGGCAGCATCTTCTTGCCATGAAAAGTCTACGGCAAAAATTCGGCCTTGATCAGAAATACACCCACGTCGAAAAAGGCATGCCTGAAGAAGTGATTCCCGATTTAGCGGAGCATCTGGATGCCGGCGTCGTGGTCATAGGCAGCATTGGCCGCACCAGTTTTTCCGCTGCGTTTATCGGCAATACCACCGAGCTGGTGATCGACCATCTGAAATGTGATCTGCTAGCAATAAAACCGGATGACTTTGTTTCGCCGGTAACCTTGGAGCAAGGGGATAAATACGAGTAA
- a CDS encoding DUF378 domain-containing protein yields MKALTTIALILLIVGGVDWLLVRLFRFDLVATIFGGQEAMIARIVYVIVGLCALYCQSLLPKIAVWHRRV; encoded by the coding sequence ATGAAAGCTTTAACCACCATCGCGTTAATTTTGCTCATTGTCGGCGGCGTGGATTGGTTATTGGTTAGACTGTTTCGCTTCGATTTGGTGGCGACCATTTTTGGCGGTCAGGAAGCGATGATTGCACGCATTGTCTATGTGATTGTCGGGCTGTGCGCCCTTTATTGCCAGTCGCTCCTGCCGAAAATAGCAGTGTGGCATCGAAGAGTATAA
- a CDS encoding helix-turn-helix domain-containing protein, giving the protein MSRASRGFRVAKRSTDRLGDLKAFAAIANAGGFRQAARLLHVSPSGLSDAVRRLESHLGVCLLHRTTRSIHTADGERKAAAGAHWSGIRRAFSSGADRPFNLQCRDRNRTRRSIGRGGARRYLSV; this is encoded by the coding sequence GTGTCACGGGCATCTAGGGGATTTAGGGTGGCGAAAAGATCAACGGACAGGTTAGGCGATCTGAAAGCGTTTGCAGCTATAGCAAACGCCGGGGGATTCCGTCAGGCGGCGCGATTGCTGCACGTCAGTCCCTCGGGTCTTAGCGATGCGGTAAGGCGGCTCGAAAGCCATCTGGGCGTATGCCTGCTGCACCGAACCACGCGCAGCATACATACTGCCGACGGAGAAAGGAAAGCAGCTGCTGGAGCGCATTGGTCTGGCATTCGACGAGCTTTTTCATCTGGAGCCGACAGGCCCTTTAATTTACAGTGCAGGGACCGCAACCGAACTCGGCGTAGCATCGGCCGTGGCGGGGCTCGGCGTTATTTATCTGTTTGA
- a CDS encoding SDR family NAD(P)-dependent oxidoreductase, giving the protein MNSTTPLALVTGASSGIGLSFARRLAAQGYNLIVVGRRKLRLDALAAEFPAADIRTVVADLACETGIATVAALCRQEPLSLLINNAGVAHYMSLTALPSEKSSELLQVKCVAPTLLAYAAAPGMATRGGDTIINVAGMLAFGATAPLGQAPGRAIYVAALSHLVSLSLALHEELSPAGLRIQALCPGIVATEFHERQGMDLSAMVRMTADEAVTASLRGLDLGEVICAPGVAQRSARMPGGIWRTISSVGGALPVIARYRHRAL; this is encoded by the coding sequence ATGAACAGCACGACACCGCTGGCGTTGGTCACCGGTGCCTCTTCGGGCATTGGCCTCAGCTTCGCTCGCCGGCTGGCCGCCCAAGGTTATAACCTGATTGTTGTGGGTCGCCGCAAGCTCAGATTAGACGCCCTGGCCGCCGAATTTCCCGCCGCCGATATTCGCACGGTCGTGGCGGATTTAGCCTGCGAGACAGGCATTGCCACCGTGGCCGCGTTATGTCGGCAGGAGCCCCTTTCATTGCTTATTAATAACGCCGGGGTGGCTCATTATATGAGCTTAACGGCGCTACCCTCTGAGAAGTCCAGCGAATTGCTTCAGGTAAAATGTGTCGCGCCTACCTTACTGGCGTACGCCGCCGCACCGGGAATGGCAACCCGCGGGGGCGATACAATTATCAATGTGGCAGGCATGCTGGCATTCGGCGCGACAGCCCCGCTCGGGCAGGCCCCCGGGCGGGCTATCTATGTGGCCGCCCTCTCCCATTTGGTGTCATTGTCATTAGCATTACACGAAGAACTATCACCCGCTGGCCTGCGTATTCAGGCGCTTTGTCCAGGGATCGTCGCCACCGAATTTCACGAACGTCAGGGAATGGATTTAAGTGCGATGGTGCGTATGACCGCTGATGAGGCTGTGACCGCCAGCCTGCGCGGCCTTGATCTGGGAGAGGTTATCTGTGCGCCCGGCGTTGCCCAACGTTCAGCACGCATGCCTGGCGGTATTTGGCGGACAATCTCCTCAGTTGGCGGCGCGCTACCGGTAATCGCCCGATATCGCCACCGGGCATTGTGA